Proteins co-encoded in one Prunus persica cultivar Lovell chromosome G6, Prunus_persica_NCBIv2, whole genome shotgun sequence genomic window:
- the LOC18772510 gene encoding uncharacterized protein LOC18772510 — MAGHDYSYRSGYSTGNGVGSYTDQWGQTRHGSPPLVEPVRNYGYAADDNWRRPPSPPRHAIDGFHTRIHTDASRDPRVGPFNGITWGQQPNQIGYNGTTGYGGYSDYSNNTLYKPNGNTIRNDNYDDYHHNRKHDSVMGPINLTSHGGYHGKSSHSTWTSTLPVRGDGRLSIPTDDMERALHYLKESAKSSAWPRTT; from the exons ATGGCCGGCCATGATTACAGCTACAGATCAGGTTACTCTACCGGCAACGGGGTAGGATCGTATACTGACCAATGGGGCCAAACAAG GCATGGCTCTCCTCCACTTGTTGAGCCAGTGAGAAATTACGGCTATGCTGCTGATGACAATTGGCGTAGGCCTCCAAGCCCACCACGACACGCCATTGATGGCTTCCACACCAGAATCCACACTGATGCTAGCCGTGATCCTAGGGTTGGACCCTTCAATGGCATTACCTGGGGCCAACAacccaatcaaattggatacAATGGAACTACGGGCTATGGTGGCTATAGTGACTACAGCAACAACACATTGTACAAGCCTAATGGAAACACCATTCGGAATGATAACTATGACGACTACCACCACAACCGCAAACATGATAGTGTCATGGGGCCAATCAATCTGACATCACACGGTGGCTACCACGGTAAGTCAAGCCATTCAACATGGACTTCTACACTTCCGGTTCGTGGTGATGGAAGACTCAGCATTCCAACAGATGACATGGAGAGGGCCCTGCACTACTTGAAGGAGAGTGCAAAGTCTTCAGCATGGCCAAGAACAACATGA